The following coding sequences are from one Candidatus Binataceae bacterium window:
- a CDS encoding amidohydrolase family protein: protein MRAIDGDSHVIEPLDLFERYIDPAFRERAVRVEADTTGRITRLLVDNRPMRMADIDDLMSACAGYGQKEEGRALSDFDRYRIASEHWQDMDLRIRYLDEEGFAAQVLYPTMGLLWESSVEDPHLADALCRAYNTWAFELVAGHRDRLFPAAHISMRDAGLAVREMRRVAAMGCRAVFVGAAPIGGRSFGHPDFDPLWAAAQELSLAVGIHLVGHPNYTGSQWYRTGNPGFMYITMMNVQDPRMALTSMMYDGVFERFPRLKVATIESMAGWVGEWLERIDYRYKYIGYTSRMKRSASEYFARNIWVSANPEERMFPLMVGFAGDERFFIGSDYPHAEGFVHPIRTTRERLCGLPERSVEKILCDNPAAFYGI from the coding sequence ATGCGAGCCATCGACGGCGACAGCCATGTCATCGAGCCACTGGACCTCTTCGAGCGTTATATCGACCCGGCCTTTCGTGAACGCGCCGTGCGCGTCGAAGCCGACACCACCGGGCGGATCACGCGGCTGTTGGTCGATAACCGGCCGATGCGCATGGCTGATATCGACGACCTGATGAGCGCGTGTGCCGGCTACGGACAAAAGGAAGAAGGGCGCGCGCTCAGCGACTTCGACCGCTACCGGATCGCAAGCGAACACTGGCAGGACATGGACTTGCGCATCCGCTACCTCGACGAGGAGGGCTTCGCCGCGCAGGTGCTGTACCCGACGATGGGTCTCTTATGGGAAAGCTCGGTCGAGGACCCGCATCTCGCAGACGCGCTGTGCCGCGCATACAACACGTGGGCGTTCGAGCTGGTCGCGGGCCATCGCGACCGCCTGTTCCCGGCCGCGCACATCTCGATGCGCGACGCCGGGCTTGCCGTGCGTGAAATGCGGCGCGTGGCGGCGATGGGCTGCCGCGCGGTCTTCGTCGGCGCGGCGCCGATCGGCGGGCGCAGCTTCGGTCATCCCGACTTCGACCCGCTGTGGGCGGCGGCGCAGGAGCTGAGCCTCGCGGTGGGAATCCATCTCGTCGGCCATCCCAATTACACCGGCAGCCAGTGGTATCGTACGGGCAATCCGGGCTTCATGTACATCACGATGATGAATGTGCAGGATCCGCGGATGGCGCTGACCTCGATGATGTACGACGGCGTGTTCGAGCGCTTTCCGCGGCTTAAAGTGGCGACGATCGAATCGATGGCGGGATGGGTCGGCGAGTGGCTGGAACGAATCGATTACCGCTACAAGTACATCGGCTATACCTCACGGATGAAGCGCTCGGCCAGCGAATACTTCGCGCGCAATATCTGGGTCAGCGCCAACCCCGAAGAACGGATGTTCCCGTTGATGGTCGGATTCGCGGGCGACGAGCGCTTCTTCATCGGCTCCGACTATCCGCACGCCGAAGGCTTCGTCCATCCGATCCGGACCACGCGCGAGCGGCTCTGCGGCCTGCCCGAGCGCTCGGTCGAAAAGATCCTGTGCGACAATCCGGCCGCGTTCTATGGCATCTGA
- a CDS encoding LLM class flavin-dependent oxidoreductase encodes MEFGIGIDTHIDKWDVIRYCEELGYDRAWVPDSQMIWSDCYATLALAAANTRRIKLGTGVAIAGTRIAPVTAHSIATINRIAPGRTFLGIGTGHTAMRVMGQNPLPLGEFREYLRVVRALLHGEAVDYTWRGRTREIQFLHRDRHFINLDDPIPIYVAANGPKACELAGEFGDGWITAGGINARVGGRLARIRAGAERAGRTLPSTFHTVSLSSACVLRPGERLDSERVVNQTGAQVTSALHFAYENWKARGEPDDAIPPFFRNVWDAYLKRVRGFSLPETARFRQVHEGHGTFMQPEERRFVTPEAIRGTCLVGEPDELVAQIRAMEAAGIKETFILPPADFQREVFRDFAEFVIPAFR; translated from the coding sequence ATGGAATTCGGAATCGGCATCGATACGCACATCGACAAGTGGGACGTCATCCGCTACTGCGAGGAACTCGGCTACGACCGCGCCTGGGTGCCTGATTCCCAGATGATCTGGTCGGACTGTTACGCGACCCTGGCGCTGGCGGCGGCCAACACCCGGCGGATTAAGCTCGGTACCGGGGTTGCGATCGCCGGCACCCGCATCGCGCCGGTCACCGCGCACTCAATCGCGACCATCAACCGTATCGCGCCCGGCCGCACTTTCCTCGGCATCGGCACCGGGCACACCGCGATGCGCGTGATGGGGCAGAACCCGCTGCCGCTCGGCGAGTTCCGCGAATACCTGCGCGTGGTGCGCGCGCTCCTGCATGGCGAGGCGGTGGACTACACCTGGCGCGGACGCACGCGCGAGATCCAGTTCCTCCATCGCGACCGCCACTTCATCAACCTCGACGATCCGATTCCGATCTACGTCGCCGCCAACGGTCCCAAGGCCTGCGAGCTGGCGGGCGAGTTTGGCGACGGCTGGATCACCGCCGGCGGAATCAACGCGCGGGTCGGCGGCCGGCTGGCGCGGATCCGCGCCGGCGCCGAGCGCGCGGGCCGCACGCTGCCATCGACGTTCCATACCGTTTCGCTGAGCAGCGCGTGCGTGTTGCGCCCGGGCGAGCGGCTCGACTCGGAGCGCGTCGTCAACCAGACCGGCGCGCAGGTCACCAGCGCGCTCCACTTCGCTTACGAGAACTGGAAAGCGCGCGGCGAGCCGGACGACGCGATCCCGCCGTTCTTCCGCAACGTATGGGACGCTTATCTCAAGCGCGTGCGCGGCTTCAGCCTTCCCGAAACCGCGCGCTTTCGCCAGGTCCACGAGGGCCACGGCACCTTCATGCAGCCCGAGGAGCGGCGCTTCGTGACGCCCGAGGCGATTCGCGGCACCTGCCTGGTCGGCGAGCCGGACGAACTCGTCGCGCAGATTCGCGCGATGGAAGCGGCGGGGATCAAGGAGACTTTCATCCTGCCCCCGGCGGATTTCCAGCGCGAGGTCTTCCGCGATTTCGCGGAGTTCGTGATCCCAGCGTTCCGCTAG
- a CDS encoding amidase — translation MAAADDILALDAVGLAARLKARELSPVEVAEAYLDRIAATEKRLCAYVTVTAELARESARRAEREIAAGGWRGTFHGVPVALKDLCCTAGILTTSASRVLADYVPDRDATVWARLAAQGAVLLGKLNMHEFACGGTAKTAWGTTLNPYDPERLPGGSSSGSAAAIVARSAAATIGSDTGGSIRIPAAFCGCVGLKQTYSRVSRYGVLPLSDSLDHVGPITRSVRDAAAMLAVIAGHDPDDPTSSREPVPDYSAALGHDLKGVRVGVIRELNQGVTAEVAQSFQAAMCTLEGLGAAVDEVSIPSIDEAGAAAMNIMYAEALEYHERWFVARAQDYGRGVRRMLEAATALPAATYVRAARARARIIADALSAMEGRDVLATPACAMAPMTIAEARTSRIGLAQLIRHTAPFNVTGQPALAIPTGVSQGGAPLAMQIVGRPFDEAAVIRVGDAYERARGPLPPPKFA, via the coding sequence ATGGCCGCAGCCGACGACATCCTCGCCCTTGACGCGGTCGGGCTGGCCGCCCGGCTCAAGGCCCGCGAACTCTCGCCGGTCGAAGTCGCCGAGGCCTACCTCGACCGTATTGCGGCCACCGAAAAGCGCCTGTGCGCCTACGTCACCGTAACCGCCGAGCTAGCGCGCGAAAGCGCGCGGCGCGCCGAGCGCGAGATCGCGGCGGGCGGATGGCGCGGCACGTTCCACGGTGTGCCGGTCGCGCTCAAGGACCTCTGCTGCACCGCCGGAATCCTCACCACCAGCGCCTCACGGGTGCTCGCCGACTACGTCCCCGATCGCGACGCGACCGTATGGGCGCGGCTGGCGGCGCAGGGCGCGGTGCTGCTCGGCAAGCTCAACATGCACGAGTTCGCCTGCGGCGGCACCGCCAAGACCGCGTGGGGCACCACGCTGAATCCGTATGATCCCGAGCGCCTGCCGGGCGGCTCGAGTTCCGGCTCGGCGGCGGCGATCGTCGCGCGCAGCGCGGCCGCGACGATCGGCAGCGACACCGGCGGCTCGATTCGTATCCCGGCCGCGTTCTGCGGATGCGTCGGGCTCAAGCAGACCTACAGCCGGGTCAGCCGTTACGGCGTGTTGCCGCTTAGCGATTCGCTCGACCATGTCGGCCCGATCACGCGCAGCGTGCGCGACGCGGCCGCGATGCTCGCGGTGATCGCCGGCCACGACCCCGACGATCCGACCTCCAGCCGTGAGCCCGTACCCGACTATTCGGCGGCACTCGGCCACGACCTCAAGGGCGTCCGCGTGGGCGTTATCCGCGAGCTCAACCAGGGCGTGACCGCCGAGGTCGCGCAATCATTCCAGGCCGCGATGTGCACGTTGGAGGGGCTCGGCGCGGCAGTGGATGAAGTCTCGATCCCGTCGATCGACGAGGCCGGCGCGGCTGCGATGAATATCATGTACGCCGAGGCGCTCGAGTATCATGAGCGCTGGTTCGTCGCACGCGCGCAGGACTACGGGCGCGGCGTGCGCAGGATGCTGGAGGCGGCAACGGCGCTGCCGGCCGCCACCTACGTGCGCGCTGCCCGCGCCCGCGCGCGGATAATCGCCGACGCGCTCAGCGCGATGGAAGGGCGCGACGTGCTCGCCACGCCCGCGTGCGCAATGGCGCCGATGACGATCGCCGAGGCGCGCACATCCAGGATCGGACTCGCCCAGCTCATCCGGCATACGGCGCCGTTCAACGTTACCGGCCAGCCGGCGCTCGCGATTCCGACCGGCGTGAGCCAGGGCGGGGCGCCGCTCGCGATGCAGATCGTGGGGCGGCCGTTTGACGAGGCGGCCGTGATCCGCGTCGGCGACGCCTACGAGCGGGCGCGCGGCCCGCTGCCGCCTCCCAAGTTCGCCTGA
- a CDS encoding MaoC family dehydratase N-terminal domain-containing protein translates to MNISFPKLHQELQRYVGRSERVDLGVMRASDFARFAIASDNLSPVFLDDAAARAAGYPGVIAPPLLLSAVRNWQAGPPNDALKPDGTTSHEFGFLPLEGTRIMGGGQDLDFHAPVTDGMRVSMEMRLDGVELKQGRSGELLLIRVTQIYRDAAERPLVTCRETFIAR, encoded by the coding sequence ATGAACATTTCGTTTCCCAAGCTGCACCAGGAACTCCAGCGCTACGTGGGCAGAAGCGAGCGCGTCGATCTGGGCGTGATGCGCGCGTCTGACTTCGCGCGCTTCGCGATCGCCTCCGATAATCTCAGCCCTGTCTTCCTCGACGACGCGGCGGCCAGGGCCGCCGGCTATCCAGGGGTAATCGCGCCGCCGCTTCTGTTGAGCGCGGTCAGGAACTGGCAGGCCGGACCGCCCAACGATGCGCTCAAACCCGATGGCACCACCAGCCATGAGTTCGGCTTCCTGCCGCTGGAGGGAACGCGGATCATGGGCGGCGGCCAGGACCTGGACTTCCACGCCCCGGTAACCGACGGGATGCGGGTCTCGATGGAGATGCGGCTGGACGGGGTCGAGCTCAAGCAGGGACGTTCGGGCGAGCTGCTGCTGATCCGGGTGACGCAGATCTATCGCGACGCGGCCGAGCGCCCGCTGGTAACCTGCCGCGAAACCTTTATCGCGCGCTGA
- a CDS encoding acyl-CoA dehydrogenase family protein: MDFGISEEHRMMVASVRQFREKELMPLEKDFLLKGKLDIEVRHGLERKGREAGFWALEVPAEYGGNDVGQQAMCMINEELFKHPAMFEFGGSPEPALYLCNDEQKQRFFYPIIAGDKHSCYAFTEPDAGSDFARIRTTAVRDGDRWIVNGTKTFISYVEGADFVILFTTTDPKAGPRGITCFLVEMGTPGFTVARQIPTMGDNWDPHELQFTDCAVPDANRLGEVNGGFAVADYQLTHGRLKIAAFQLGIAARSIELALEWAKQRTTWGKPIASRQAIQWMLADSEVELEAARLLVYRAGWMADAKQKIRNEAFIAKLYATEMAQRVTDRCIQIFGGLGYTRELPIQSFFRQVRVWRIGHGTSEIHRWMIARNMLGQSSRD; encoded by the coding sequence ATGGACTTCGGAATATCGGAAGAACACCGCATGATGGTCGCCAGCGTGCGCCAGTTCCGCGAGAAGGAGCTGATGCCGCTGGAGAAGGACTTCCTGCTCAAGGGCAAACTCGACATCGAGGTGCGCCACGGCCTGGAGCGCAAAGGGCGCGAGGCCGGCTTCTGGGCGCTCGAAGTGCCCGCCGAGTACGGCGGCAATGACGTCGGCCAGCAGGCGATGTGCATGATTAACGAAGAACTGTTCAAGCATCCCGCGATGTTCGAGTTCGGCGGCAGTCCCGAGCCGGCGCTGTACCTGTGCAACGACGAGCAGAAGCAGCGCTTCTTCTACCCGATCATCGCGGGCGACAAGCATAGCTGCTACGCGTTCACCGAGCCCGACGCCGGCTCCGACTTCGCGCGGATCCGCACCACCGCCGTGCGCGACGGCGACCGCTGGATCGTCAACGGCACCAAGACCTTCATCTCCTACGTCGAGGGCGCCGACTTCGTCATCCTGTTCACCACGACCGACCCCAAGGCCGGCCCACGCGGCATCACCTGCTTTCTGGTCGAAATGGGCACGCCCGGCTTCACCGTCGCGCGCCAGATTCCGACGATGGGCGACAACTGGGATCCGCACGAGCTTCAGTTCACCGATTGCGCGGTGCCCGATGCCAATCGCCTGGGCGAGGTCAACGGCGGCTTCGCCGTCGCCGACTATCAGCTAACGCACGGACGGCTCAAGATCGCGGCCTTCCAGCTCGGTATCGCCGCGCGCTCGATCGAGCTCGCGCTCGAGTGGGCCAAGCAGCGGACCACGTGGGGCAAGCCGATCGCCAGCCGCCAGGCGATCCAGTGGATGCTCGCCGACTCCGAGGTCGAGCTGGAGGCGGCACGGCTGCTGGTCTATCGCGCGGGCTGGATGGCCGACGCCAAGCAGAAAATCCGCAACGAGGCCTTCATCGCCAAGCTCTACGCGACCGAGATGGCGCAGCGCGTCACCGACCGCTGCATCCAGATCTTCGGCGGCCTCGGGTATACGCGCGAGCTTCCGATCCAGAGCTTCTTCCGCCAGGTCCGCGTATGGCGCATCGGCCACGGCACCTCGGAGATCCATCGATGGATGATCGCGCGCAACATGCTCGGCCAGTCGTCGCGCGACTGA
- a CDS encoding CoA transferase, whose amino-acid sequence MAGPLSGVRVIDLTQNLSGPMGTMILGDQGADVIKVEPPTGDFTRAMGGTRRGVAPTFAMINRNKRSVVLNLHDPRGLEMLRRLVKGADLFVQNFRPGVAERMGIGEAAMRAVRPDLVYVSISGFGERGPYADQRVYDPVIQALSGLADIQADVATGHPHMIRLIIPDKVTALTGAQAMTAALFARQRSGEGQHVRLAMLDAVIAFLWPEGMAAYTFVGENRSSLRAARARELIFETADGFITAAANTDSEWRGLCQALERPEWLADERFKTPVLRIRNADVRLEMTAEVLKTRSSAEWLRRLRDNDVPCAPVLRREEVIRNAQVVANELVVESTHPHAGPIRQPRPAARFGRTPAELRRFAPMLGEHTDEVLLEAGVARDELAALRAQGVIA is encoded by the coding sequence ATGGCAGGACCGCTCAGCGGAGTTCGCGTCATCGACCTGACCCAGAATCTGTCGGGCCCGATGGGCACGATGATCCTCGGCGACCAGGGCGCCGACGTGATCAAGGTCGAGCCGCCGACCGGCGATTTTACCCGCGCGATGGGCGGGACGCGGCGCGGCGTCGCGCCCACCTTCGCGATGATCAACCGCAACAAGCGCTCGGTCGTGCTCAACCTTCACGATCCACGTGGGCTTGAAATGCTCAGGCGGCTGGTAAAGGGCGCGGACCTCTTCGTGCAGAATTTCCGCCCCGGCGTGGCCGAGCGGATGGGTATCGGTGAGGCCGCGATGCGCGCGGTCAGGCCCGACCTCGTCTATGTCTCGATCAGCGGCTTCGGCGAGCGCGGCCCCTACGCCGACCAGCGCGTTTACGACCCCGTGATCCAGGCCCTCTCCGGACTCGCCGACATCCAGGCCGACGTCGCCACCGGCCATCCGCACATGATCCGCCTCATCATCCCAGACAAGGTCACCGCGCTGACCGGCGCGCAGGCGATGACGGCCGCGCTGTTCGCGCGCCAGCGCAGCGGCGAGGGCCAGCACGTGCGGCTGGCGATGCTCGACGCGGTGATCGCCTTCCTGTGGCCGGAGGGGATGGCGGCTTACACCTTCGTCGGCGAGAATCGCAGCTCGCTTCGCGCGGCGCGGGCACGCGAGCTTATCTTCGAAACCGCCGACGGCTTTATCACCGCCGCCGCCAACACCGACTCCGAATGGAGGGGGCTCTGCCAGGCGCTCGAACGGCCTGAATGGCTCGCCGACGAGCGTTTCAAGACGCCGGTTCTGCGCATCCGCAACGCCGACGTGCGGCTGGAGATGACCGCCGAGGTGCTCAAGACCAGGAGCTCGGCCGAGTGGCTGCGCCGCCTGCGCGACAACGACGTCCCCTGCGCACCGGTGCTCAGGCGCGAGGAAGTAATCCGCAACGCCCAGGTTGTCGCCAACGAACTCGTCGTCGAATCGACCCATCCACACGCAGGACCGATACGCCAGCCGCGGCCGGCCGCGCGCTTCGGGCGCACGCCGGCCGAACTGCGCCGCTTCGCCCCGATGCTCGGCGAGCATACTGACGAGGTGCTGCTGGAGGCGGGTGTGGCGCGCGACGAACTAGCCGCGCTGCGCGCGCAGGGAGTCATCGCATAG
- a CDS encoding LLM class flavin-dependent oxidoreductase yields MASIEFGVALTSVKGIGEAARRAEQLGFDYVASGEHVMFHGPVSNSLIGLSVAAGATERIKLMSTIVLLPLYQPVMLAKQTAVLDVASGGRYHMGVGIGGEFPKEFEACGVPVKQRGSRSNEALAVIRKLWAEKNVSFEGRYTRFSGITLEPAPTQKPGPPIWVAGRKEPAMRRAATFGDGWLPYMYTPEMLRDSVAKIQAFGREAGRDLSGFRLGLFIFASVYPDRKEAEEVAARALGKNYAQDFSKIAGRYVLYGSPEDCRKRLREYVDAGARTVIFSWACRHDDIDRNMETIAKEVVPAFR; encoded by the coding sequence GTGGCATCGATCGAATTCGGCGTCGCGCTAACCTCGGTAAAGGGAATCGGCGAGGCGGCGCGGCGCGCCGAGCAGCTCGGCTTCGACTACGTGGCCAGCGGCGAGCACGTGATGTTTCACGGGCCGGTGTCGAACTCGCTCATCGGGCTTTCGGTTGCGGCAGGCGCGACCGAGCGGATCAAGCTGATGAGCACGATCGTGCTGCTCCCGCTTTATCAACCTGTGATGCTGGCCAAGCAGACCGCCGTCCTCGACGTCGCCTCGGGCGGCCGCTACCACATGGGCGTCGGAATTGGCGGCGAGTTCCCCAAGGAGTTCGAGGCCTGCGGCGTCCCGGTCAAGCAGCGCGGCTCGCGCTCCAACGAGGCGCTCGCCGTGATCCGAAAGCTGTGGGCCGAGAAGAATGTCAGTTTCGAGGGGCGCTATACCCGCTTTAGCGGCATCACTCTTGAGCCCGCGCCGACGCAAAAGCCGGGACCGCCGATCTGGGTCGCCGGACGCAAGGAGCCCGCGATGCGCCGCGCCGCGACCTTCGGCGACGGATGGCTGCCGTATATGTATACGCCGGAGATGCTGCGCGACAGCGTGGCCAAAATCCAGGCGTTCGGGCGCGAGGCCGGGCGCGACCTGAGCGGGTTTCGCCTCGGGCTCTTCATCTTCGCTTCGGTCTATCCCGACCGCAAGGAAGCCGAGGAAGTTGCGGCGCGCGCGCTGGGCAAGAACTACGCGCAGGATTTCTCGAAGATCGCCGGCCGCTACGTCCTTTACGGCAGCCCCGAGGACTGCCGCAAGCGGCTGCGCGAATACGTCGACGCCGGCGCGCGCACCGTGATTTTCTCGTGGGCCTGCCGCCACGACGATATCGACCGCAACATGGAGACGATCGCCAAGGAAGTTGTTCCCGCTTTCCGCTGA